Within the Streptomyces sp. R41 genome, the region CTTCGGCTCGGGCGCCAAGGCGGGCGCCGCCTTCCTCGTCACCTCCGGGAACCGCACCGACGGCCCCTGGACGTACACCACCGAGGCGGGCAAGACCGTCTCGGACACCTGGAACTCGGCGTACTCCAGCGGCTCGTACGACCTCACCGTGCACGGACCGAACGGCTTCCTGCGCACCTTCAAGGGCCCCGGCAAGACGGCGGGACCCGAGGTCACCGCGCGCCACGTCGGCGGCAACGTGGAGCTGACCTTCACCAACAAGGGCTCGGGCACGGCCACTCTCAAGCTCACCAACGGCTATGGCGGAGGGTCGCAGTCGTTCAAGGTGCGGGCGGGCGCGACCGTGAAGCACACGGTGGATCTGCGGGCGAGCAAGCGCTGGTACGACCTGACCGTCGTCTCCGACGCGGACGCGGGCTTCTTGCGCCGGTTCGCCGGACATGTCGAGAACGGTCTGCCGGGTGTGAGCGATCCGGCGATCGTCACCGGCTGATGGTTACCCAAGCGCCGGTTGCCTTCCGGCCATCTCGCGGTAGTGTGCCCCGGTGACCACGCATTCGAACACTCCTGCAGGTTGGTACCCGGATCCGCACGGGGCGCCCCAGACATTGCGTTACTGGGACGGCTCGCAATGGACCGAGCACACGAATGCGGACCAGCAGGCCCAGGCGGCGCAGCAGGTACCGCAGCAGGCCCAGCAGCCCCAACAGGCGTACGCCCAGCCCGCTCCGGGTCCTGACCCGCGTGTGCAGAAGCAGGTGCAGCAGCAGGCCGGAGTCGCGCCCAGCGGCGCCGGCGGCGGCAGCCTGTTCACCGAGCCGGTCCTGGTGGTGAACCAGAAGGCCAAGCTGATCGAGGTGACCAACGAGTACAAGGTCATGGATCAGAACGGCAACCAGATCGGCGCGGTCACCGAGGTCGGGCAGAACGCGTTCAAGAAGGTCCTGCGCTTCGTCTCCAGCCTCGACCAGTTCATGACCCACAAGCTGGAGATCCGTGACGCGTACGGCCAGCCGCAGCTGCTGCTGACCCGCCCCGCGAAGTTCCTCAAGTCGCGGGTGATCGTGTCGCGTCCGGACGGCTCGCCGGTCGGCGAGATCGTGCAGCAGAACATGATCGGCAAGATCAACTTCGCGATGAACGTCAACGGCCAGCAGGTCGGCGCGATCAAGGCGGAGAACTGGCGCGCGTGGAACTTCGCGATCGTCGACCACGCGGACAACGAGGTCGCCCGGATCACCAAGACCTGGGAAGGCCTCGCCAAGACGATGTTCACCACTGCGGACAACTACGTCCTGCAGATCCACTTCCAGCTCCCCGAGCCCCTGTTGAGCCTCGTCGTGGCCACGGCTCTGACCGTCGACACGGCGCTCAAGCAGGACTCCCGAGGACTGGGCTGACATCGCCTTCGCCACTGGGCATTCGGCATGAGGAAGGGTGGTTGCGGATCTCCGCAACCGCCCTTCTGTCGTTGGCGCCGGAGAGTCGACGCTAGAGCGCGGTCAGATGGCCCGAGTTGGGCTGCTTGGGCACCAACGAGGGTTCGTACGCGGCCGAACCGGGCTCCAGTGCCAGCACCGCGGCGACGGGGTGGTCGTCGTCCACCAAGTCCTCCACCGAGTCGGCCGCCAGGGGCACGGGCTCCGGGGCCGACCGCGACAGCGTCACCACGCCCCACGCCGCCACACCCGCTCCCGCGAGCGCCAGCAGTACGCCCGCCGCGCCGCCCTGAAGGCGTTCGCCGAGCAGGCAGAGGCCGATCACCGCGGCGGCCACCGGGTTGGCGAGCGTCACGACGGCGAGCGGGGCGCCGAGACCGCCCTGGTAGGCGGTCTGCGACAGGAGGAGCCCGCCCGCCGCGAAGGCCGCCACGAGCAGCGCCACCACGACCACTTGGGCGCTCAGCAGCGAGTCCGAGCGGTCCGTCGCGGCCACCGTCACGGTCTGTGTGAGTGCCGAGGCGACACCCGAGGCGAACCCGGAGGCGGTCGCGTGCCGCAGCCCCGGCCGGGCTCCGGGTCGGGACAGGCCGCCGATCAGCACGGCGGTCGTACCGGCGACGGCCAGCGCCTGAGGCACGCTCAGCACGTCGTCGGGCGCCGGCCCGGACGCCGTGACCAGCAGCGCGGCGAGGCCGAGCAGCGTGAGCGCCGTACCGCGCCACTCGACCGCGCTGACCCGCCGTCCGGCCACCCGCGCCCCCAGCGGCACCGCGGCCACCAGGGTGAGCGCGCCGAGCGGCTGCACCAGCGTGAGCGTGCCGTACTTGAGCGCGGCGACATGCAGCAGCGCGGCGGACGCGTTGAGCACGACCGACCACCACCAGGCCCCGCTGGCCAGCAGCCGCAGCGTGCCCGCGCCGGCGGACCGGGACGCGAGCCGCTCCTGGGCGACGGCCGCCGCGGCGTATGCGACGGCCGAGAACAGTGACAGGACGACGGCGGCGAGAGTCGCGCTCATCGTCCCGCCCCCACGAGCTCCGGCACTTGCTGTCCGGGGCCGTCCGCGCGTTCCTGGATCCGTCCGGCGGTCGTCGCCGTCCGCTGCGGCAGGTGGATCACGGCGAGCGCGATGCCGAGCAGCGCGGCCGCGACGATCGCGTCGAACCAGTAGTGGTTCGCCGTGCCGACGATGACCAGCAAGGTGAGCAGCGGATGCAGCAGCCACAGCCAGCGCCAGCGGGACCGAGTGGCCGCGATCAGGCCGATCGCCACCATCAGTGCCCAGCCGAAGTGCAGTGACGGCATCGCCGCGAACTGGTTCGCCATCGAGTCGGTCGCAGGGTGCGCCCCGTACACCGTGGGCCCGTACACCTGCCCGGTGTCCACGAGCCCCGTCTCGCCGAGCAGCCGCGGCGGCGCGAGCGGGAAGGTGAGGTGTCCCACCAGGGCGGCGGCGGTGACCATGGCGAGCACTCGGCGGGCCCAGACGTAGTGGGCCGGGTGCCGCAGGTACAGCCAGACCAGGAAGGCCGCGGTGGCCGGGAAGTGCACGGTCGCGTAGTAGGTGTTCGCGAGGTGCACGAGGGTGTCGCTGTGCAGCAGTGCGGACTGCACGGCGCCCTCGCCTGGCAAGTGCACGGCCCGCTCCAGGTCCCAGACGCGGTGCGCGTTGCCGAACGCCTCGCCGGTGTGGCCGGTGGCCAGCTGCCGGCCGACCTTGTAGACGACGAAGAGCCCCACGACGAGCAGCAGCTCGCGAAGGAGCGGCGGGCGCGCCGCGGTGTCGTACGCGTGCGACGTGGAGGCGGCGCCATGGGGCGACGCCCGGCGTATGCCCGCGTCGGGCGGCTCCGGCTCTGAGGCGGACTCGGATTCTGCAGGCTCGGTTCGGGAATCCATCCCCCGGCCCCCTTGCTGACGGTCTTGCGTGGGGTGGTTCGCGGTGAGCCCAGGACAGGATCCACTCGACAGAAGAGTGGATCCTGTCCAAGGCTCATCGATACGGCAGTGTACCGATACGCCAGTGTACCGATACGGATGCGTACCGGTACACTGGCGTATCGATTAGACTGTGTGAAGCGGAACACCGTGGATCACCGAAGCGAGCCGGATTCAGCGAGGAGAAGAGCCATGACGTCGCAGGCTGCGGACGGACCGGAGACGGTCGTCGCCTCGCGCCGCTCCAAGATCACGCCCGAGCGTGAGCAGGAGTTCTACGACGCCGTGCTCGACCAGATCCGCGAATGCGGCTACGAGGCGCTCACCATGGAGGGCGTGGCCACCAGCACCCGCTGCAGCAAGTCCACGCTCTACCGGCAATGGAAGACGAAGCCCCAGTTCGTGGCCGCCGCGCTGCGCGCCAACCGCTGTCCGCGATTCACGGGGATCGACACCGGCTCGCTCGCCGGGGACCTGCGCGAGGCCGCGCGGGCCGCGGGCGACTGGTCGGGCCGCGACACCCAGCTGCTCCAGGCGCTCGGCCATGCCGTGATGCAGGACAGGGAGCTGCAGGAGGCGTTGCGCGACGCGCTCGTCGAGCCCGAGATCGCCGCGGTCAAGGAGATGATCGCCCGCGCGGTCGACCGGGGGGAGATCGCCGCCGACCACCCGGCGCTGGAGTTCATCCCGGCACAGCTGTTCGGCGTCGTGCGCGTACGCCCCGTTCTGGAAGGCAAGTACGCGGATTCGGACTATCTCTCACAGTTCGTGGAGGCGGTCGTGCTGCCGGCCCTTGGCCTGACCTGAGACTCAGGTCGCCGTCCGCGGGATGACCGGACGTCGGCCTGTATCGCGCCGCACCGTGGGGACGGGGGCGGCGCACCCCCCGGCCGGGTGGGGTTCCCCTTGAGCGGAGGGGCGCCCCACCCGGCCGAACACTTTCCAGCCGGAGCGGGGCGGGGGCGCGCCCGCACTTCCCCGGGGTCTCCTAGACGTTCTGCCCGTTGCCGCCGGCTCCGGACGCCACCTTGATGCCCTTGGTGATCGTGTCGATCACCGACTGCTCGGGCGCCTTGGAACTGACGTCGACACCGAAGCGGACGACGACGAGCGACTTCGAGTCGGCGGGGGACGGGAAGACGAGCGACTCGACATAGCCGTCGTCACCCTTGCTCGTCACGACCTTCCAGCGGACCAGATAGCCCTTCTCGCCGGCCACCGTGACCGCCTTGGAGGCGAGCTCCGTGTGCGAGGTGATCGTGCCGTAGCCCTTGCCGTACGACTCCTGGGCGTTCTTGGAGATGTCCTCCTTGGCCGCCGCCTCCGCGGTGGTGGCCTTGAGCCCCTGTGCCAGCGCGGGGGCCGAGTACGCCCCGCCCCGCTGGCAGTCCTGCGAGGTGGCGCCGGGGCACTTGTAGGTGTCCTTGGTGGCGATCGCGGCCCCGGCCGCGTTGGCCTGGGCGGTCCAGTCGTCGGGGATCGGGATGCTGATGCCGCTGACGGCGTCGACGGCATAGCCGTCCTCGGTCTGCGGCTGCGCGGACTGACCCGGTGCCGGGGTCTGACCGTCCGATCCGCCGGAGCCGCCGGGCAGGCCGCCGGGGCCGCCCGACTCGCCCTGGCCGCCACCGGGACCACCCGTGCCACCCTGTCCGCCCCCGGGGCCGCCCTGCCCACCGGGGCCCTGGGAGTTCGCGCTGTTGCCGCTGTTGCCGTCGTCCTTGGTCAGCGCGTACACACCGCCTCCGATGCCCGCGAGGACCGCGATCGCCGCGGCGACCGCTATGCCCATGCGCAGTCCGCGCCGCGGCGAACCCGGGGCAGGCGCCGGATACGGCCCGGCGGCCGGCGGGTGCGCCGGAGGACCCCATGCGGCGGCCGACCCGACGGGGCGGGTCTGGTCCGTCCATGCATTACCGTCCCACCAGCGCTCGGTGGCGGGAGCGTCATCTGTCTGCCCGGGGTCGGGATACCAGCCGGGGGGAGTCACCTGC harbors:
- a CDS encoding phospholipid scramblase-related protein, with protein sequence MTTHSNTPAGWYPDPHGAPQTLRYWDGSQWTEHTNADQQAQAAQQVPQQAQQPQQAYAQPAPGPDPRVQKQVQQQAGVAPSGAGGGSLFTEPVLVVNQKAKLIEVTNEYKVMDQNGNQIGAVTEVGQNAFKKVLRFVSSLDQFMTHKLEIRDAYGQPQLLLTRPAKFLKSRVIVSRPDGSPVGEIVQQNMIGKINFAMNVNGQQVGAIKAENWRAWNFAIVDHADNEVARITKTWEGLAKTMFTTADNYVLQIHFQLPEPLLSLVVATALTVDTALKQDSRGLG
- a CDS encoding phosphatase PAP2 family protein — its product is MDSRTEPAESESASEPEPPDAGIRRASPHGAASTSHAYDTAARPPLLRELLLVVGLFVVYKVGRQLATGHTGEAFGNAHRVWDLERAVHLPGEGAVQSALLHSDTLVHLANTYYATVHFPATAAFLVWLYLRHPAHYVWARRVLAMVTAAALVGHLTFPLAPPRLLGETGLVDTGQVYGPTVYGAHPATDSMANQFAAMPSLHFGWALMVAIGLIAATRSRWRWLWLLHPLLTLLVIVGTANHYWFDAIVAAALLGIALAVIHLPQRTATTAGRIQERADGPGQQVPELVGAGR
- a CDS encoding TetR/AcrR family transcriptional regulator C-terminal ligand-binding domain-containing protein → MTSQAADGPETVVASRRSKITPEREQEFYDAVLDQIRECGYEALTMEGVATSTRCSKSTLYRQWKTKPQFVAAALRANRCPRFTGIDTGSLAGDLREAARAAGDWSGRDTQLLQALGHAVMQDRELQEALRDALVEPEIAAVKEMIARAVDRGEIAADHPALEFIPAQLFGVVRVRPVLEGKYADSDYLSQFVEAVVLPALGLT
- a CDS encoding DUF2510 domain-containing protein gives rise to the protein MTQVTPPGWYPDPGQTDDAPATERWWDGNAWTDQTRPVGSAAAWGPPAHPPAAGPYPAPAPGSPRRGLRMGIAVAAAIAVLAGIGGGVYALTKDDGNSGNSANSQGPGGQGGPGGGQGGTGGPGGGQGESGGPGGLPGGSGGSDGQTPAPGQSAQPQTEDGYAVDAVSGISIPIPDDWTAQANAAGAAIATKDTYKCPGATSQDCQRGGAYSAPALAQGLKATTAEAAAKEDISKNAQESYGKGYGTITSHTELASKAVTVAGEKGYLVRWKVVTSKGDDGYVESLVFPSPADSKSLVVVRFGVDVSSKAPEQSVIDTITKGIKVASGAGGNGQNV